The Daucus carota subsp. sativus chromosome 7, DH1 v3.0, whole genome shotgun sequence genome window below encodes:
- the LOC108195654 gene encoding EPIDERMAL PATTERNING FACTOR-like protein 2, which yields MAPASAFKCYNLVLLTIILIFPVSHLLSISVAASGSGEGNEMVQQKKKILGSRPPACVNKCFSCRPCMATLVIPPHHTKSKTATTTSNYRKSNKYSSDEDDTYYLLSWKCKCGNKVYQP from the exons ATGGCTCCTGCTTCTGCATTCAAATGCTACAATCTTGTCCTCCTTACAATAATCCTCATCTTTCCTGTCTCACATTTACTTTCTATATCAG TTGCGGCGAGTGGTTCGGGTGAGGGAAATGAAATGGTGCAGCAAAAGAAGAAGATATTGGGTTCAAGGCCACCAGCTTGTGTAAACAAATGCTTTAGTTGCAGGCCTTGCATGGCCACTCTGGTTATTCCTCCTCACCATACCAAGTCGAAAACTGCTACTACTACTAGTAATTACAGAAAATCTAACAAATATTCAAGCGATGAAGATGATACTTATTATCTCCTCTCCTGGAAATGCAAATGTGGAAATAAGGTTTATCAACCTTAA